One Drosophila kikkawai strain 14028-0561.14 chromosome 3L, DkikHiC1v2, whole genome shotgun sequence genomic window carries:
- the Ent3 gene encoding equilibrative nucleoside transporter 4 isoform X1, translated as MDGGGQETTYEPLDGRGSGRSRSSHSPAGSGLRHPASMDSPEFDTRAPKDQRHSVYLALLAAGIGFVLPYNSFIIAADYWQARFPGRPVALDMSMTYIFVAFATVLLNNIVLSLAPFQSRVLFGYMVSFTTLIFVAVCEVAWHMFAQNTAYLVNMSAVALTAIGCTVQQSSFYGFASMLPKQYTQAVMAGESIAGFLVSSNRVVTKLLINNDRVSTVIFFLTSTLYILFSYLLHVATINSPFVRFHVEACSKIVLRPDEQEVDGAPSGTRYGVLSMDGTHTTTTSVGQQGTGNALSFSNPVYELSNPTAGESSIEALGQLPELPATPPAQEPTTPTTVAFKVEHVITPRRCRPSKLGDIREGFVTRWRVAQVIYPHMVCIALAYCVTLSLYPGIEVEVQSCALRSWMPVLLMFCFNTSDVVGKILAASPYPWSRRQLILLSGLRIVLVPLLLLCCAPRQRPVISGETAPFVFTIALGITNGLAGSLPMMLAPAKVPGTLKEVTGNIMTLSYNVGLTVGSLIGYLFESMLGPQLANPCPSYPYVPASIFEQFHGHGHGHGHLPHPLPLTSTSTMSPPTTGATTLAPLLLNTTLASLAQSSSSTTSTSSPALATVITTTALALYSTVAASSAEVLNATMTSILSTITSSVGDISDEMTTDPQTPEALVDNI; from the exons ATGGATGGGGGTGGACAGGAGACCACATACGAACCGCTGGACGGCCGTGGCTCTGGCCGTTCGAGGAGCAGCCATTCCCCAGCTGGCTCGGGCTTGAGGCATCCGGCCAGCATGGACAGTCCCGAGTTTGACACGCGCGCCCCCAAGGATCAGAGGCACTCCGTCTACCTGGCCCTATTGGCGGCGGGCATTGGGTTTGTTTTGCCTTACAATAG TTTTATCATTGCTGCGGATTACTGGCAGGCGCGTTTTCCCGGTCGCCCCGTGGCCCTGGACATGTCGATGACGTACATTTTCGTGGCATTCGCCACTGTCCTGCTAAACAATATAGTTTTGTCGTTGGCGCCATTTCAGTCTCGTGTGCTCTTCGGCTACATGGTGTCCTTCACCACCCTGATCTTTGTGGCCGTGTGCGAAGTGGCCTGGCATATGTTTGCCCAAAATACAGCGTACCTGGTGAATATGTCCGCGGTGGCTCTGACCGCCATCGGTTGTACCGTGCAGCAGTCCAGTTTCTACGGCTTCGCCTCGATGCTGCCCAAGCAGTACACCCAGGCGGTGATGGCCGGCGAGAGTATCGCCGGCTTCCTGGTGTCTTCCAATCGTGTGGTGACCAAGCTGCTCATCAACAACGACCGCGTCTCCACGGTCATCTTCTTTCTGACCTCCACCCTTTACATACTCTTTAGCTACCTGCTGCATGTGGCCACCATCAATTCGCCGTTTGTGCGGTTCCATGTGGAAGCCTGCTCCAAGATTGTACTGCGGCCGGATGAG CAGGAGGTTGATGGAGCGCCCAGTGGCACTCGGTATGGAGTGCTCTCGATGGACGGCACCCACACCACAACCACATCGGTGGGACAACAGGGCACTGGAAACGCCCTCAGCTTCAGCAATCCCGTGTACGAGCTGTCCAATCCGACGGCCGGCGAGAGTAGCATCGAGGCCCTGGGCCAGCTACCAGAACTTCCGGCCACGCCTCCCGCCCAGGAGCCCACAACGCCCACGACGGTTGCATTTAAGGTGGAGCACGTGATCACTCCGCGTCGCTGCCGGCCGAGCAAGTTGGGCGATATCCGCGAGGGATTCGTGACCAGATGGCGGGTGGCCCAGGTTATCTATCCACACATGGTGTGCATCGCCCTTGCCTACTGCGTGACCCTCTCCCTGTATCCGGGCATCGAGGTGGAGGTGCAGTCCTGCGCCCTCCGCTCGTGGATGCCGGTGCTGCTCATGTTCTGCTTCAATACGTCGGACGTGGTCGGCAAAATCCTGGCCGCCAGTCCCTACCCGTGGTCACGCCGCCAGCTGATCCTGCTGTCCGGCCTAAGGATCGTCCTGGTGCCGCTCCTTTTGCTTTGCTGTGCGCCACGCCAGCGTCCAGTAATATCCGGCGAGACGGCGCCGTTTGTCTTCACGATTGCCCTGGGCATTACCAACGGATTGGCCGGCAGCTTGCCTATGATGCTAGCTCCGGCCAAGGTGCCGGGAACGCTGAAGGAGGTAACTGGAAACATCATGACCCTGTCGTACAATGTAGGCCTGACGGTAGGCTCCCTGATTGGCTACTTGTTCGAGAGCATGCTGGGTCCGCAGCTGGCGAATCCCTGCCCCTCGTATCCCTATGTGCCCGCCTCGATCTTCGAACAGTTTCATGGCCACGGCCATGGACACGGGCATCTGCCGCACCCGCTGCCGCTGACCAGTACGAGTACGATGAGTCCGCCGACCACTGGGGCCACCACTCTGGCCCCGCTCCTGCTCAACACGACGCTGGCCAGCCTTGCGCAATCCAGCAGCTCCACCACCAGCACCTCAAGTCCGGCCTTGGCCACCGTGATTACCACCACAGCTCTGGCGCTCTACAGCACGGTGGCGGCCAGCAGTGCAGAGGTGCTGAACGCCACCATGACCTCGATCCTGTCCACAATCACCAGTTCGGTGGGGGATATCAGCGATGAGATGACCACGGATCCCCAGACGCCCGAGGCTCTGGTCGATAATATCTAA
- the Ent3 gene encoding equilibrative nucleoside transporter 4 isoform X2, producing the protein MDGGGQETTYEPLDGRGSGRSRSSHSPAGSGLRHPASMDSPEFDTRAPKDQRHSVYLALLAAGIGFVLPYNSFIIAADYWQARFPGRPVALDMSMTYIFVAFATVLLNNIVLSLAPFQSRVLFGYMVSFTTLIFVAVCEVAWHMFAQNTAYLVNMSAVALTAIGCTVQQSSFYGFASMLPKQYTQAVMAGESIAGFLVSSNRVVTKLLINNDRVSTVIFFLTSTLYILFSYLLHVATINSPFVRFHVEACSKIVLRPDEEVDGAPSGTRYGVLSMDGTHTTTTSVGQQGTGNALSFSNPVYELSNPTAGESSIEALGQLPELPATPPAQEPTTPTTVAFKVEHVITPRRCRPSKLGDIREGFVTRWRVAQVIYPHMVCIALAYCVTLSLYPGIEVEVQSCALRSWMPVLLMFCFNTSDVVGKILAASPYPWSRRQLILLSGLRIVLVPLLLLCCAPRQRPVISGETAPFVFTIALGITNGLAGSLPMMLAPAKVPGTLKEVTGNIMTLSYNVGLTVGSLIGYLFESMLGPQLANPCPSYPYVPASIFEQFHGHGHGHGHLPHPLPLTSTSTMSPPTTGATTLAPLLLNTTLASLAQSSSSTTSTSSPALATVITTTALALYSTVAASSAEVLNATMTSILSTITSSVGDISDEMTTDPQTPEALVDNI; encoded by the exons ATGGATGGGGGTGGACAGGAGACCACATACGAACCGCTGGACGGCCGTGGCTCTGGCCGTTCGAGGAGCAGCCATTCCCCAGCTGGCTCGGGCTTGAGGCATCCGGCCAGCATGGACAGTCCCGAGTTTGACACGCGCGCCCCCAAGGATCAGAGGCACTCCGTCTACCTGGCCCTATTGGCGGCGGGCATTGGGTTTGTTTTGCCTTACAATAG TTTTATCATTGCTGCGGATTACTGGCAGGCGCGTTTTCCCGGTCGCCCCGTGGCCCTGGACATGTCGATGACGTACATTTTCGTGGCATTCGCCACTGTCCTGCTAAACAATATAGTTTTGTCGTTGGCGCCATTTCAGTCTCGTGTGCTCTTCGGCTACATGGTGTCCTTCACCACCCTGATCTTTGTGGCCGTGTGCGAAGTGGCCTGGCATATGTTTGCCCAAAATACAGCGTACCTGGTGAATATGTCCGCGGTGGCTCTGACCGCCATCGGTTGTACCGTGCAGCAGTCCAGTTTCTACGGCTTCGCCTCGATGCTGCCCAAGCAGTACACCCAGGCGGTGATGGCCGGCGAGAGTATCGCCGGCTTCCTGGTGTCTTCCAATCGTGTGGTGACCAAGCTGCTCATCAACAACGACCGCGTCTCCACGGTCATCTTCTTTCTGACCTCCACCCTTTACATACTCTTTAGCTACCTGCTGCATGTGGCCACCATCAATTCGCCGTTTGTGCGGTTCCATGTGGAAGCCTGCTCCAAGATTGTACTGCGGCCGGATGAG GAGGTTGATGGAGCGCCCAGTGGCACTCGGTATGGAGTGCTCTCGATGGACGGCACCCACACCACAACCACATCGGTGGGACAACAGGGCACTGGAAACGCCCTCAGCTTCAGCAATCCCGTGTACGAGCTGTCCAATCCGACGGCCGGCGAGAGTAGCATCGAGGCCCTGGGCCAGCTACCAGAACTTCCGGCCACGCCTCCCGCCCAGGAGCCCACAACGCCCACGACGGTTGCATTTAAGGTGGAGCACGTGATCACTCCGCGTCGCTGCCGGCCGAGCAAGTTGGGCGATATCCGCGAGGGATTCGTGACCAGATGGCGGGTGGCCCAGGTTATCTATCCACACATGGTGTGCATCGCCCTTGCCTACTGCGTGACCCTCTCCCTGTATCCGGGCATCGAGGTGGAGGTGCAGTCCTGCGCCCTCCGCTCGTGGATGCCGGTGCTGCTCATGTTCTGCTTCAATACGTCGGACGTGGTCGGCAAAATCCTGGCCGCCAGTCCCTACCCGTGGTCACGCCGCCAGCTGATCCTGCTGTCCGGCCTAAGGATCGTCCTGGTGCCGCTCCTTTTGCTTTGCTGTGCGCCACGCCAGCGTCCAGTAATATCCGGCGAGACGGCGCCGTTTGTCTTCACGATTGCCCTGGGCATTACCAACGGATTGGCCGGCAGCTTGCCTATGATGCTAGCTCCGGCCAAGGTGCCGGGAACGCTGAAGGAGGTAACTGGAAACATCATGACCCTGTCGTACAATGTAGGCCTGACGGTAGGCTCCCTGATTGGCTACTTGTTCGAGAGCATGCTGGGTCCGCAGCTGGCGAATCCCTGCCCCTCGTATCCCTATGTGCCCGCCTCGATCTTCGAACAGTTTCATGGCCACGGCCATGGACACGGGCATCTGCCGCACCCGCTGCCGCTGACCAGTACGAGTACGATGAGTCCGCCGACCACTGGGGCCACCACTCTGGCCCCGCTCCTGCTCAACACGACGCTGGCCAGCCTTGCGCAATCCAGCAGCTCCACCACCAGCACCTCAAGTCCGGCCTTGGCCACCGTGATTACCACCACAGCTCTGGCGCTCTACAGCACGGTGGCGGCCAGCAGTGCAGAGGTGCTGAACGCCACCATGACCTCGATCCTGTCCACAATCACCAGTTCGGTGGGGGATATCAGCGATGAGATGACCACGGATCCCCAGACGCCCGAGGCTCTGGTCGATAATATCTAA
- the Wbp2 gene encoding uncharacterized protein Wbp2 isoform X6, with amino-acid sequence MVFQHRRHSSRNSRVTDSSSPVSGSNSQAMDNSRAGPAVMSSHRPMALVVRPRIARQELRMCSRPRTTMDLRRMVVMVMCPVDSTRRDFSSRMVIRVEHHHQISSRRRLQGPLEELPLRESTLWASACRQECNKSKQTTVPQKAKPQQIPKKLRRQQVHIIPHITKADPVDREAVTCHLHIITCHPAMMMPRKSPTNYYSHNEKYKY; translated from the exons ATGGTTTTTCAGCACCGCCGCCACAGCAGCCGCAACAGCCGGGTTACGGACAGCAGCAGCCCGGTTTCGGGCAGCAACAGCCAGGCTATGGACAACAGCAGGGCTGGGCCGGCGGTTATGTCCAGCCACCGCCCTATGGCGCTTGTGGTCCGCCCGCGAATTGCCCGCCAGGAGCTCCGTATGTGCAGCCGGCCCAGAACTACAATGGACCTCCGCCGTATGGTGGTTATGGTAATGTGCCCGGTGGATTCAACACGCCGGGACTTCAGCAGCCGAATGGTTATCCGGGTGGAGCACCACCACCAAATCAGCAGCCGTCGCAGGCTGCAGGGGCCGCTGGAGGAACTGCCGCTTCGGGAGTCAACTTTATGGGCTTCAGCCTGCCGCCAGGAA TGtaataaaagcaaacaaactACTGTACCTCAAAAAGCCAAGCCCCAACAA ATTCCAAAGAAGCTGAGGCGGCAGCAAGTGCATATAATACCCCATATAACCAAGGCGGACCCAGTGGATCGGGAGGCGGTGACATGCCACCTTCATATAAT AACTTGCCACCCAGCTATGATGATGCCTCGAAAAAGCCCCACTAACTATTATTCCCATaacgaaaaatataaatattaa
- the Wbp2 gene encoding WW domain-binding protein 2 isoform X2, whose amino-acid sequence MSVNTAHANNGVLIHAGEYILLHSDSVSMEFSGQDSPIFKGSKAGRIYLTSHRMIFNNKKSSDAMQSFSAPFVALSDVEIEQPVFGANYIKGKVRAQPNGNYVGEVKFKLHFKAGGAIEYGQALLRSAKTAMNNYHRGGLAGDDPPPYQPAGAWNEAPPPAYQPPPGYYGWLPQHDAFSGPAPNTVFMSDNPPPYPGIAPPPQQPQQPGYGQQQPGFGQQQPGYGQQQGWAGGYVQPPPYGACGPPANCPPGAPYVQPAQNYNGPPPYGGYGNVPGGFNTPGLQQPNGYPGGAPPPNQQPSQAAGAAGGTAASGVNFMGFSLPPGNSKEAEAAASAYNTPYNQGGPSGSGGGDMPPSYNNLPPSYDDASKKPH is encoded by the exons ATGTCGGTGAACACGGCACACGCCAACAACGGCGTACTCATCCACGCTGGGGAGTA CATCCTGCTGCACAGTGACAGCGTTTCCATGGAGTTTTCCGGGCAGGACAGTCCCATCTTCAAGGGATCCAAGGCGGGCAGGATCTACCTGACCTCCCACCGGATGATCTTCAACAACAAGAAGTCGTCGGACGCCATGCAGTCGTTCAGTGCTCCGTTTGTGGCCCTGTCGGACGTGGAGATTGAGCAGCCGGTTTTCGGGGCCAACTACATCAAGGGAAAGGTGCGCGCCCAGCCCAACGGCAACTATGTGGGCGAGGTCAAGTTCAAGCTTCACTTCAAGGCCGGCGGTGCCATAGA atATGGCCAAGCTCTGTTGCGCTCCGCCAAGACTGCGATGAACAACTACCATCGCGGCGGCCTTGCTGGCGATGATCCGCCACCCTACCAGCCGGCTGGAGCTTGGAACGAGGCACCACCACCGGCATACCAGCCGCCACCAGGTTACTACGGCTGGTTGCCGCAGCACGACGCCTTCAGTGGCCCGGCTCCGAACACGGTGTTCATGAGCGACAATCCGCCGCCGTATCCGGGTATTG CACCGCCGCCACAGCAGCCGCAACAGCCGGGTTACGGACAGCAGCAGCCCGGTTTCGGGCAGCAACAGCCAGGCTATGGACAACAGCAGGGCTGGGCCGGCGGTTATGTCCAGCCACCGCCCTATGGCGCTTGTGGTCCGCCCGCGAATTGCCCGCCAGGAGCTCCGTATGTGCAGCCGGCCCAGAACTACAATGGACCTCCGCCGTATGGTGGTTATGGTAATGTGCCCGGTGGATTCAACACGCCGGGACTTCAGCAGCCGAATGGTTATCCGGGTGGAGCACCACCACCAAATCAGCAGCCGTCGCAGGCTGCAGGGGCCGCTGGAGGAACTGCCGCTTCGGGAGTCAACTTTATGGGCTTCAGCCTGCCGCCAGGAA ATTCCAAAGAAGCTGAGGCGGCAGCAAGTGCATATAATACCCCATATAACCAAGGCGGACCCAGTGGATCGGGAGGCGGTGACATGCCACCTTCATATAAT AACTTGCCACCCAGCTATGATGATGCCTCGAAAAAGCCCCACTAA
- the Wbp2 gene encoding WW domain-binding protein 2 isoform X1: MSVNTAHANNGVLIHAGEYILLHSDSVSMEFSGQDSPIFKGSKAGRIYLTSHRMIFNNKKSSDAMQSFSAPFVALSDVEIEQPVFGANYIKGKVRAQPNGNYVGEVKFKLHFKAGGAIEYGQALLRSAKTAMNNYHRGGLAGDDPPPYQPAGAWNEAPPPAYQPPPGYYGWLPQHDAFSGPAPNTVFMSDNPPPYPGIAPPAPYQQPAQPQQPQAPPPSEPTWYGFSAPPPQQPQQPGYGQQQPGFGQQQPGYGQQQGWAGGYVQPPPYGACGPPANCPPGAPYVQPAQNYNGPPPYGGYGNVPGGFNTPGLQQPNGYPGGAPPPNQQPSQAAGAAGGTAASGVNFMGFSLPPGNSKEAEAAASAYNTPYNQGGPSGSGGGDMPPSYNNLPPSYDDASKKPH, translated from the exons ATGTCGGTGAACACGGCACACGCCAACAACGGCGTACTCATCCACGCTGGGGAGTA CATCCTGCTGCACAGTGACAGCGTTTCCATGGAGTTTTCCGGGCAGGACAGTCCCATCTTCAAGGGATCCAAGGCGGGCAGGATCTACCTGACCTCCCACCGGATGATCTTCAACAACAAGAAGTCGTCGGACGCCATGCAGTCGTTCAGTGCTCCGTTTGTGGCCCTGTCGGACGTGGAGATTGAGCAGCCGGTTTTCGGGGCCAACTACATCAAGGGAAAGGTGCGCGCCCAGCCCAACGGCAACTATGTGGGCGAGGTCAAGTTCAAGCTTCACTTCAAGGCCGGCGGTGCCATAGA atATGGCCAAGCTCTGTTGCGCTCCGCCAAGACTGCGATGAACAACTACCATCGCGGCGGCCTTGCTGGCGATGATCCGCCACCCTACCAGCCGGCTGGAGCTTGGAACGAGGCACCACCACCGGCATACCAGCCGCCACCAGGTTACTACGGCTGGTTGCCGCAGCACGACGCCTTCAGTGGCCCGGCTCCGAACACGGTGTTCATGAGCGACAATCCGCCGCCGTATCCGGGTATTG CACCACCGGCACCCTACCAACAGCCAGCACAACCACAGCAGCCGCAGGCTCCGCCGCCGTCTGAACCCACTTGGTATGGTTTTTCAGCACCGCCGCCACAGCAGCCGCAACAGCCGGGTTACGGACAGCAGCAGCCCGGTTTCGGGCAGCAACAGCCAGGCTATGGACAACAGCAGGGCTGGGCCGGCGGTTATGTCCAGCCACCGCCCTATGGCGCTTGTGGTCCGCCCGCGAATTGCCCGCCAGGAGCTCCGTATGTGCAGCCGGCCCAGAACTACAATGGACCTCCGCCGTATGGTGGTTATGGTAATGTGCCCGGTGGATTCAACACGCCGGGACTTCAGCAGCCGAATGGTTATCCGGGTGGAGCACCACCACCAAATCAGCAGCCGTCGCAGGCTGCAGGGGCCGCTGGAGGAACTGCCGCTTCGGGAGTCAACTTTATGGGCTTCAGCCTGCCGCCAGGAA ATTCCAAAGAAGCTGAGGCGGCAGCAAGTGCATATAATACCCCATATAACCAAGGCGGACCCAGTGGATCGGGAGGCGGTGACATGCCACCTTCATATAAT AACTTGCCACCCAGCTATGATGATGCCTCGAAAAAGCCCCACTAA
- the Wbp2 gene encoding WW domain-binding protein 2 isoform X5, producing MSVNTAHANNGVLIHAGEYILLHSDSVSMEFSGQDSPIFKGSKAGRIYLTSHRMIFNNKKSSDAMQSFSAPFVALSDVEIEQPVFGANYIKGKVRAQPNGNYVGEVKFKLHFKAGGAIEYGQALLRSAKTAMNNYHRGGLAGDDPPPYQPAGAWNEAPPPAYQPPPGYYGWLPQHDAFSGPAPNTVFMSDNPPPYPGIVARFGSTYHYFYPVQRPATMCVFLVPALIP from the exons ATGTCGGTGAACACGGCACACGCCAACAACGGCGTACTCATCCACGCTGGGGAGTA CATCCTGCTGCACAGTGACAGCGTTTCCATGGAGTTTTCCGGGCAGGACAGTCCCATCTTCAAGGGATCCAAGGCGGGCAGGATCTACCTGACCTCCCACCGGATGATCTTCAACAACAAGAAGTCGTCGGACGCCATGCAGTCGTTCAGTGCTCCGTTTGTGGCCCTGTCGGACGTGGAGATTGAGCAGCCGGTTTTCGGGGCCAACTACATCAAGGGAAAGGTGCGCGCCCAGCCCAACGGCAACTATGTGGGCGAGGTCAAGTTCAAGCTTCACTTCAAGGCCGGCGGTGCCATAGA atATGGCCAAGCTCTGTTGCGCTCCGCCAAGACTGCGATGAACAACTACCATCGCGGCGGCCTTGCTGGCGATGATCCGCCACCCTACCAGCCGGCTGGAGCTTGGAACGAGGCACCACCACCGGCATACCAGCCGCCACCAGGTTACTACGGCTGGTTGCCGCAGCACGACGCCTTCAGTGGCCCGGCTCCGAACACGGTGTTCATGAGCGACAATCCGCCGCCGTATCCGGGTATTG TAGCAAGATTTGGCAGCACTTATCATTATTTCTATCCAGTCCAAAGACCAGCTACCATGTGTGTTTTTCTGGTCCCAGCTCTTATACCATAA
- the Wbp2 gene encoding WW domain-binding protein 2 isoform X4, protein MSVNTAHANNGVLIHAGEYILLHSDSVSMEFSGQDSPIFKGSKAGRIYLTSHRMIFNNKKSSDAMQSFSAPFVALSDVEIEQPVFGANYIKGKVRAQPNGNYVGEVKFKLHFKAGGAIEYGQALLRSAKTAMNNYHRGGLAGDDPPPYQPAGAWNEAPPPAYQPPPGYYGWLPQHDAFSGPAPNTVFMSDNPPPYPGIAPPAPYQQPAQPQQPQAPPPSEPTWYGFSAPPPQQPQQPGYGQQQPGFGQQQPGYGQQQGWAGGYVQPPPYGACGPPANCPPGAPYVQPAQNYNGPPPYGGYGNVPGGFNTPGLQQPNGYPGGAPPPNQQPSQAAGAAGGTAASGVNFMGFSLPPGM, encoded by the exons ATGTCGGTGAACACGGCACACGCCAACAACGGCGTACTCATCCACGCTGGGGAGTA CATCCTGCTGCACAGTGACAGCGTTTCCATGGAGTTTTCCGGGCAGGACAGTCCCATCTTCAAGGGATCCAAGGCGGGCAGGATCTACCTGACCTCCCACCGGATGATCTTCAACAACAAGAAGTCGTCGGACGCCATGCAGTCGTTCAGTGCTCCGTTTGTGGCCCTGTCGGACGTGGAGATTGAGCAGCCGGTTTTCGGGGCCAACTACATCAAGGGAAAGGTGCGCGCCCAGCCCAACGGCAACTATGTGGGCGAGGTCAAGTTCAAGCTTCACTTCAAGGCCGGCGGTGCCATAGA atATGGCCAAGCTCTGTTGCGCTCCGCCAAGACTGCGATGAACAACTACCATCGCGGCGGCCTTGCTGGCGATGATCCGCCACCCTACCAGCCGGCTGGAGCTTGGAACGAGGCACCACCACCGGCATACCAGCCGCCACCAGGTTACTACGGCTGGTTGCCGCAGCACGACGCCTTCAGTGGCCCGGCTCCGAACACGGTGTTCATGAGCGACAATCCGCCGCCGTATCCGGGTATTG CACCACCGGCACCCTACCAACAGCCAGCACAACCACAGCAGCCGCAGGCTCCGCCGCCGTCTGAACCCACTTGGTATGGTTTTTCAGCACCGCCGCCACAGCAGCCGCAACAGCCGGGTTACGGACAGCAGCAGCCCGGTTTCGGGCAGCAACAGCCAGGCTATGGACAACAGCAGGGCTGGGCCGGCGGTTATGTCCAGCCACCGCCCTATGGCGCTTGTGGTCCGCCCGCGAATTGCCCGCCAGGAGCTCCGTATGTGCAGCCGGCCCAGAACTACAATGGACCTCCGCCGTATGGTGGTTATGGTAATGTGCCCGGTGGATTCAACACGCCGGGACTTCAGCAGCCGAATGGTTATCCGGGTGGAGCACCACCACCAAATCAGCAGCCGTCGCAGGCTGCAGGGGCCGCTGGAGGAACTGCCGCTTCGGGAGTCAACTTTATGGGCTTCAGCCTGCCGCCAGGAA TGtaa
- the Wbp2 gene encoding WW domain-binding protein 2 isoform X3, translating into MSVNTAHANNGVLIHAGEYILLHSDSVSMEFSGQDSPIFKGSKAGRIYLTSHRMIFNNKKSSDAMQSFSAPFVALSDVEIEQPVFGANYIKGKVRAQPNGNYVGEVKFKLHFKAGGAIEYGQALLRSAKTAMNNYHRGGLAGDDPPPYQPAGAWNEAPPPAYQPPPGYYGWLPQHDAFSGPAPNTVFMSDNPPPYPGIAPPAPYQQPAQPQQPQAPPPSEPTWYGFSAPPPQQPQQPGYGQQQPGFGQQQPGYGQQQGWAGGYVQPPPYGACGPPANCPPGAPYVQPAQNYNGPPPYGGYGNVPGGFNTPGLQQPNGYPGGAPPPNQQPSQAAGAAGGTAASGVNFMGFSLPPGTFTFAEGGGDKKNDK; encoded by the exons ATGTCGGTGAACACGGCACACGCCAACAACGGCGTACTCATCCACGCTGGGGAGTA CATCCTGCTGCACAGTGACAGCGTTTCCATGGAGTTTTCCGGGCAGGACAGTCCCATCTTCAAGGGATCCAAGGCGGGCAGGATCTACCTGACCTCCCACCGGATGATCTTCAACAACAAGAAGTCGTCGGACGCCATGCAGTCGTTCAGTGCTCCGTTTGTGGCCCTGTCGGACGTGGAGATTGAGCAGCCGGTTTTCGGGGCCAACTACATCAAGGGAAAGGTGCGCGCCCAGCCCAACGGCAACTATGTGGGCGAGGTCAAGTTCAAGCTTCACTTCAAGGCCGGCGGTGCCATAGA atATGGCCAAGCTCTGTTGCGCTCCGCCAAGACTGCGATGAACAACTACCATCGCGGCGGCCTTGCTGGCGATGATCCGCCACCCTACCAGCCGGCTGGAGCTTGGAACGAGGCACCACCACCGGCATACCAGCCGCCACCAGGTTACTACGGCTGGTTGCCGCAGCACGACGCCTTCAGTGGCCCGGCTCCGAACACGGTGTTCATGAGCGACAATCCGCCGCCGTATCCGGGTATTG CACCACCGGCACCCTACCAACAGCCAGCACAACCACAGCAGCCGCAGGCTCCGCCGCCGTCTGAACCCACTTGGTATGGTTTTTCAGCACCGCCGCCACAGCAGCCGCAACAGCCGGGTTACGGACAGCAGCAGCCCGGTTTCGGGCAGCAACAGCCAGGCTATGGACAACAGCAGGGCTGGGCCGGCGGTTATGTCCAGCCACCGCCCTATGGCGCTTGTGGTCCGCCCGCGAATTGCCCGCCAGGAGCTCCGTATGTGCAGCCGGCCCAGAACTACAATGGACCTCCGCCGTATGGTGGTTATGGTAATGTGCCCGGTGGATTCAACACGCCGGGACTTCAGCAGCCGAATGGTTATCCGGGTGGAGCACCACCACCAAATCAGCAGCCGTCGCAGGCTGCAGGGGCCGCTGGAGGAACTGCCGCTTCGGGAGTCAACTTTATGGGCTTCAGCCTGCCGCCAGGAA CTTTTACTTTTGCTGAAGGAGGTGGTGATAAAAAGAATGACAAGTAA